In a single window of the Caproicibacterium sp. BJN0003 genome:
- a CDS encoding bacteriophage Gp15 family protein, with protein MSLLIDSLPDTVKIGGKAVPIDTNFRTSIRYELLLTKQLDQLSENDLLLKILSLFFPNDIEYVTENLQETIDALMWFYRCGEPESEDTGKGKKATEIYSYEYDAPYIYAAFLTQYGIDLNLIDYLHWWKFRALFSGLGENNEIVKIMSIRQAEITRDMPKEQAKQLRKLKRIYRLPDMRSAEQKDADFADSFSALF; from the coding sequence ATGAGCCTATTGATTGATTCTCTCCCCGATACTGTCAAAATCGGAGGCAAAGCGGTTCCGATTGACACTAATTTTCGAACCTCGATCCGGTATGAACTGCTATTAACAAAGCAGCTTGATCAACTATCAGAAAATGACTTACTTCTAAAAATATTGTCTCTTTTCTTCCCTAATGATATTGAATATGTCACTGAGAATCTACAAGAGACAATCGATGCCCTTATGTGGTTTTACCGCTGCGGAGAGCCTGAATCTGAAGATACCGGAAAAGGAAAAAAGGCTACGGAGATCTATTCATACGAATACGATGCGCCGTACATTTACGCTGCCTTCCTCACTCAGTATGGAATCGATCTTAATTTGATCGACTATCTGCACTGGTGGAAGTTCCGGGCGTTGTTTTCAGGTCTTGGAGAGAATAACGAAATCGTAAAGATCATGTCGATCAGACAAGCGGAGATCACCCGAGATATGCCGAAAGAGCAGGCAAAGCAGCTACGAAAGCTAAAAAGGATCTATCGACTCCCCGACATGCGATCTGCTGAACAGAAAGACGCAGACTTTGCGGACTCGTTTTCTGCGTTATTTTAA
- a CDS encoding DUF6673 family protein: MKINGKEINLDLTDLRVLRNIEEAKSTCNAAQNEIESEARTGKIDSMLVLIERQCKNLYDFFDTFLGAGSAENIFGRPYTEGNLKDCLRVFYEFIRNFDAELQAQVQGITKTVESNNKALLPVKPEEPPKAPEGLPQLTAEDYDKMRALLRRVK; encoded by the coding sequence ATGAAAATCAACGGGAAGGAAATCAATCTGGATCTTACCGATCTGCGTGTTTTACGCAATATTGAGGAAGCAAAAAGCACATGTAATGCTGCGCAAAACGAGATAGAAAGCGAAGCCAGGACAGGTAAAATCGACAGTATGCTTGTGCTGATCGAACGCCAGTGCAAAAACCTCTATGACTTCTTCGATACTTTTCTTGGCGCAGGATCTGCTGAAAACATCTTCGGCAGGCCGTATACGGAGGGCAATTTAAAAGACTGTCTCCGCGTATTCTATGAGTTCATTCGAAATTTCGACGCGGAATTACAGGCTCAGGTACAGGGAATCACCAAAACGGTTGAATCCAACAATAAGGCACTGCTGCCCGTTAAACCGGAGGAACCGCCCAAAGCACCCGAAGGACTTCCCCAGTTAACAGCCGAAGACTACGATAAAATGCGCGCCTTGCTTCGGCGCGTGAAATGA